Within Bacillus sp. Marseille-Q1617, the genomic segment AATCCTTAAACGTCCACACAATCTCCTTAGTGTCTTCCTTATTATTTTCGGCTATCATTCGGAGGGACCTGAGTATTTCAGTTGTCACTGAGATATCCTGCCTGCCGTAATGTCTCAGCTGATAAAAACTCTTATACAGATAATCTACAAATGCGGGCTGTTCCAATATGATGCGGATGGTGTCTTCTTTGTCGGTAATATAGGAACCAGGAAGCTTGTGTCTGGCTAATTTTGATAAGATGATCCCTATTTCTTCAATACAATTCTTGGCTGTATTAGGGTCATTTATAGCGGGCGAGATGGCTCTCAGCGCGATCTCTACCAACTTTCGTATTCCAAGATCTATGTCTTCGATCGGCTCCTTATCCGGTCCGAGGATGATGTAGTTCAAATATTCTTCCGGCTTGATTTCTTCATGAATGGACCAAATCGTCATCGCCGCGGTTCCTTCTAATAAATATTCCCCTGGAGTTTTGATCATCCGTACAATGCAATCATCGCTAATCGCTTTATTGAGCAGACCTTCAATCTCAATGTGCTGCAGATAGCCTGATTCATTACTGTAAACGTAACATGGTTTTGTATCTTCAAATGAAAGGGGATTAATTCCACTTTGCGACTCGACTTTATCTTTTTTTCTGTATAGTGGGCTGGTCTCTATTTTGTTGTTGGTTTTAATCGTAATATTATGTATCAGTTTGCTGACTTTCACCCAGTTGGAAACATGGTGAACAAAATACACAAATACAAAGAGGCAGAAGATCGCTACCAGGGCAGCGAATGCAGCTGAAATAAATAGTTCCTGGCCTGACTCATCCTTCAATAGTATGAGAAGGGTGATACAGTACACAACGCCTGCCACGAATATCGCAAGAACGCGTTGAGTGGGGCGGTCATTAATGAAATTTTGGAGTGTCCTGGGCGAATACTGTGATAAAAAGGTTGTGAGGACAACCATGATTGTGGAGAAGGTAATGGTCGTCATGGTCATGATGGAGGATGCGATTGTACTGATGATCATCATGCTCAAGTCGAAGTTGGCAAATAAAACTTTAGGCAGAAGAGGATAGTTGTGCTGGCTTAGCCACCAATCAAAAAAGAAGGTGGCGATGGCGAGGGCCAATGAAATCAGTGAAAAAATTAATGGGACAAACCAAAAGCTCTTCTGAGCCTTTTTGAAGATATGGACATTCAGATGCATCGTCGATGAGCCACCTTTTAAAATAATATGCTATAAGAATATCCTGAACGAAAGAAAAGAAACTATTCATTCTCCTTTTAAATGACTATAGCTTTGAGTACTTCGATTATAAAATCGATTTGTTTTATTGCTAAATCACCTTTTTCTCTATCATCTTCAAATTAAGATGGAGGGCGGCCGGGAATACTCACTCATGTAGTTAATATTGGTGCTGAAATGTATACACTATGATGAAGAGCTTTGCCCGGCCTGTACTTTATGTAGTGAACAGAAATATTTATTGCTCAATAATTGTATAGTTTTTGTGATTGACGACGGTCTTTTCTTCCAGTTCAAGTTCTCTGTAATTTTTCATGTATGTGAGATCGACAATTACAGAATTCTCATTTACTTTTTCCACAATCCCTTTTAATCCTTCTTTAAATTCGATTACGTTTCCGATTTCTGCTTTTTTCATTCGAGGTCTCTCCTTTTTGCCAAAATTCTACAAACAATTACTAATATTTTGACTTAAACAGCCTAAAAGGTAAAGAGTTTTCTAACAATTTAATAAAAAAACTAATACTTGTAGTTTTTTTATAGTCAAATAAAATAGTAGTAGACAATCTATGGAGGGGGATACTTACATGATGGAAAGCGACATTTTGCAGCTGATGGATTCATTAAGGAATAAAGAAACAGAAGAAATACGAATTGAGAAAGAAGACTTTCTCTCATTCAGAGCGGTCTTGGTTAAACAAACAGACTTCAAGCATTTCAGAGGAATCGCCGAGCATGGAGGCAATATCCGCTACCAATATCTTGATACACCAAGAAGTTGAAAGATAAAACGGATGTGTAATCATTATGATGAAAAGGAAAGTTTGTTTAGCTGAGGTAACCATTACCGGGTGAATTCCTGAACATCCCTTGTTAATGTATAGGGTGAATACCGTAAAGGGGGAATTCAAGTTGAGAAAACAACTGCTTTCAGGATTGGCGGCACTCGGCATGCTTGCTTTTTCTACTTCCGCCGCAGCTGCAGAAGATGCTCATACCGTTAAAAAGGGTGAGTCGCTGTGGGAAATAGGTAAAGAAAATTCAGTTCCTGTACTTCAATTGATGGAAGCTAACGGTTTGAAGTCACATGAGATTCATCCCGGACAATCCATCAGCCTGCCGGAAACGGATATTTCAGAGGAAGAAAAAGAATTGCTTGCGAAGCTTGTCCATGCGGAGGCTGAAGGCGAGCCTTATTCAGGCAAGGTAGCTGTAGCGACTGTTGTGCTGAACAGAGTCGATTCAAATGAGTTTCCTGATTCTATTAAAGAAGTAGTTTATCAAGTTGCCCAAGGGCATTATGCGTTTTCACCTGTACAAAATGGAGAAATCAATAATACGGCATCCGATGAATCCAGAAATGCCGTTAATGAAGCCTTGGCATTTAGAGGCCAGGGACAGGGTTCATTGTTCTTCTATAACCCGGATACATCAACCAGTTCTTGGATTACATCGACCGATACCACGATGACGATCGGGAACCACGTGTTTGCGAAATAATGGGATAAGGGATGGTTATAAAGTTTGAAAATATAAGGATTAACCAGCCATTTTTAAAATGGCTGGTTAATCCTTTTTGCCTTTGGGGCTATTGTAGTTCATGACTCCTGTTTTTGAACCTGCCAAAAAAGGGTAGTCTAATAATATCTTGGAAGGAGAGATGGAATATGGCTAAGCGCATTTTCTGTATTACAGGGGGAGCAAATGGAATAGGGAAGTCTTTGGTTGAGCGATTTGCAGTACAAGGTGAATTTGTCCATTTCTTTGACAAGGATCGGGAAGGCGGGGAAAGGCTGGAGGCGGATTTGATTAACAGTGGATACGAAGCCCAGTTTCATGAGATAGATGTTGCTTCCTATGAAGAAATCAAAAGAGGTTTTCATACCATCCGAAATAAACATGATTCACTCCATGTCCTTATTAATAATGCGGGAATCTCTAAATTCATATCATTTTGGGATATGACCCCGGAGGAATGGAATACCATTATTTCTGCGAACTTAAGCAGTGTATTTTACTGTTCGAGGGAAGCGGCAGAACTCATGAAGGATAATGGGGGATCGATCATCAATATTGCTTCTACAAGAGCACTCATGTCTGAGGCTGATACGGAAGCATACTCAGCTTCCAAAGGAGGTATCTCAAGCTTGACGCACTCGCTGGCGATTACGCTGGGTGAGTACAGAATCAGAGTGAACTCTATAAGCCCCGGGTGGATTGAAACAGGTGATTACTCATCCTTGCGGGAGGTTGATCATAGTCAGCATCCATCTCGGCGGGTCGGCAAGCCTGAAGATATAGCAAGAGCCTGCCAGTTTTTAGCTCATCCCGATAACGATTTCATAACCGGTGAAAATCTGGTTGTTGACGGGGGCATGACCAGAAAAATGATGTATGAGCATTGATGAGCCGCTTTTTTGAAGAAAAACATAAATTGACGAGCCAGATCCTTGCAGGGATCTGGCTTAAACCCGTTTGTCGTCTATCTGTTCATTTACATACTGTTTTAGTTCTTTGATGATCATCGTCTTCGTTTTTTCATCTTCTGATGCTTCAATACCATACACGT encodes:
- a CDS encoding DUF2187 family protein is translated as MKKAEIGNVIEFKEGLKGIVEKVNENSVIVDLTYMKNYRELELEEKTVVNHKNYTIIEQ
- a CDS encoding cell wall hydrolase, translated to MRKQLLSGLAALGMLAFSTSAAAAEDAHTVKKGESLWEIGKENSVPVLQLMEANGLKSHEIHPGQSISLPETDISEEEKELLAKLVHAEAEGEPYSGKVAVATVVLNRVDSNEFPDSIKEVVYQVAQGHYAFSPVQNGEINNTASDESRNAVNEALAFRGQGQGSLFFYNPDTSTSSWITSTDTTMTIGNHVFAK
- a CDS encoding DUF2254 domain-containing protein; this translates as MHLNVHIFKKAQKSFWFVPLIFSLISLALAIATFFFDWWLSQHNYPLLPKVLFANFDLSMMIISTIASSIMTMTTITFSTIMVVLTTFLSQYSPRTLQNFINDRPTQRVLAIFVAGVVYCITLLILLKDESGQELFISAAFAALVAIFCLFVFVYFVHHVSNWVKVSKLIHNITIKTNNKIETSPLYRKKDKVESQSGINPLSFEDTKPCYVYSNESGYLQHIEIEGLLNKAISDDCIVRMIKTPGEYLLEGTAAMTIWSIHEEIKPEEYLNYIILGPDKEPIEDIDLGIRKLVEIALRAISPAINDPNTAKNCIEEIGIILSKLARHKLPGSYITDKEDTIRIILEQPAFVDYLYKSFYQLRHYGRQDISVTTEILRSLRMIAENNKEDTKEIVWTFKDYILEGIDYDRLQNLDMQYLMHYIEELASSCDKTDWDHDEVRNSFFPKKYRTADALNFKKKG
- a CDS encoding SDR family oxidoreductase gives rise to the protein MAKRIFCITGGANGIGKSLVERFAVQGEFVHFFDKDREGGERLEADLINSGYEAQFHEIDVASYEEIKRGFHTIRNKHDSLHVLINNAGISKFISFWDMTPEEWNTIISANLSSVFYCSREAAELMKDNGGSIINIASTRALMSEADTEAYSASKGGISSLTHSLAITLGEYRIRVNSISPGWIETGDYSSLREVDHSQHPSRRVGKPEDIARACQFLAHPDNDFITGENLVVDGGMTRKMMYEH